The following proteins come from a genomic window of Salvia hispanica cultivar TCC Black 2014 chromosome 4, UniMelb_Shisp_WGS_1.0, whole genome shotgun sequence:
- the LOC125185469 gene encoding lysine-rich arabinogalactan protein 17-like: protein MAVSKIFAILISALLLASVSAQSPSGAPSPSPSVQPPAPSPLAQPPSHASPSPAPTAFNAPAPSISAPAPSPAGVFSPPSPPPSTNSPSPSVSAPPTAADAPANGAVFNGAGFAAAAVGFFAVVLAA, encoded by the coding sequence ATGGCGGTTTCCAAAATCTTCGCAATCCTGATCTCCGCATTGCTGCTGGCCTCCGTTTCCGCGCAATCGCCTTCCGGCGCTCCGTCGCCGTCTCCATCTGTGCAACCACCGGCGCCTTCTCCTCTAGCGCAGCCGCCGAGTCACGCGAGCCCTAGCCCCGCGCCTACGGCGTTCAACGCTCCTGCGCCGTCGATCTCGGCGCCTGCTCCTTCTCCTGCCGGCGTGTTCTCGCCGCCGTCTCCTCCGCCGTCGACTAACTCACCATCGCCGTCCGTCTCTGCGCCTCCGACCGCCGCTGATGCTCCGGCAAACGGCGCCGTATTCAATGGAGCGGGATTTGCTGCTGCTGCAGTTGGATTCTTCGCTGTGGTTTTGGCTGCTTGA
- the LOC125222903 gene encoding bifunctional riboflavin biosynthesis protein RIBA 1, chloroplastic-like: MASIHFSSPSTSISRSGSRLFNGMLCGNIQYVNGVEVFKQPNSKFASFSIKANGKIKSALFSAENGSLPRSAGSDVASNVLVSDISGGVEVQSDSVVLGALAADMAPTASGFPLESDEYDLDMPSQGFSSIPESIKDIREGKMVVVVDDEDRENEGDLIMAASKVTPEAMAFFVKHGTGIVCVSMKEEDLERLQLPLMVNDKENEEKLSTAFTVSVDAKHGTTTGVSARDRATTILALASKDSKPEDFNRPGHIFPLKYREGGVLKRAGHTEAAVDLAVLAGSDPAGVLCEIVDDDGSMARLPRLRQFAQQENLKIVSIADLIRYRRKRDRLVEHASAARIPTMWGPFTAHCYRSIIDGIEHIAMVKGEIGDGQDILVRVHSECLTGDIFGSARCDCGSQLSLAMQQIEAAGKGVLVYLRGHEGRGIGLGHKLRAYNLQDAGRDTVEANEELGLPVDSREYGIGAQILRDLGVRTMKLMTNNPAKYIGLKGYGLAVAGRVPLVTQITKDNKRYLETKRAKMGHVYGLDTNGNPSLITNKNGST; encoded by the exons ATGGCTtccattcatttttcttcccCATCAACTTCGATTTCTCGCTCTGG TTCCAGACTGTTCAATGGTATGCTATGTGGAAACATTCAGTATGTGAATGGTGTGGAAGTCTTCAAACAGCCCAATTCCAAGTTCGCCAGTTTCAGTATTAAGGCCAATGGGAAAATCAAGTCAGCTCTGTTCTCAGCAGAAAATGGCTCTCTTCCACGTTCTGCTGGTTCTGATGTTGCAAGCAACGTTCTCGTCAGTGATATATCTGGCGGGGTTGAGGTACAGTCGGATTCCGTAGTATTAGGAGCTCTTGCAGCTGATATGGCTCCCACAGCTAGCGGGTTCCCTCTTGAAAGTGACGAATACGACTTGGACATGCCATCACAAGGTTTCTCAAGTATTCCCGAGTCCATCAAAGACATCCGTGAAGGAAAG ATGGTCGTGGTTGTAGATGACGAGGATAGAGAGAATGAAGGTGATCTCATAATGGCTGCATCGAAAGTTACCCCGGAGGCTATGGCATTCTTTGTGAAGCACGGAACCGGAATAGTTTGTGTGAGCATGAAGGAGGAAGACTTGGAGAGGTTGCAGCTCCCCTTGATGGTGAATGATAAGGAAAACGAGGAGAAGCTCTCTACTGCATTCACTGTTTCTGTG GATGCGAAACATGGCACAACTACCGGTGTCTCAGCACGTGACCGTGCAACCACAATATTGGCTCTTGCATCGAAAGATTCCAAGCCTGAGGATTTCAATCGCCCGGGACACATATTTCCGCTGAAGTACAGGGAGGGAGGTGTCCTAAAACGAGCGGGACACACAGAAGCAGCTGTGGACCTTGCCGTGCTAGCCGGTTCTGACCCTGCTGGAGTTCTGTGTGAGATTGTAGACGACGATGGCTCCATGGCTCGCTTGCCAAGACTGAGGCAGTTTGCTCAGCAAGAAAACTTGAAAATTGTATCCATCGCTGATTTAATAAG GTATAGGAGAAAGAGGGATAGGTTAGTGGAGCATGCTTCCGCTGCTCGTATACCGACTATGTGGGGTCCATTCACTGCCCATTGTTACAGGTCCATCATAGACGGGATTGAACACATTGCGATGGTTAAG GGTGAAATTGGCGACGGACAAGATATTCTTGTTAGAGTGCACTCGGAGTGCCTCACCGGCGACATATTTGGTTCGGCCAGATGTGATTGTGGGAGCCAGCTGTCACTTGCAATGCAACAGATTGAGGCAGCTGGGAAGGGTGTTCTAGTTTACCTCCGTGGTCACGAGGGGAGAGGAATCGGTTTAGGCCACAAGCTCAGAGCTTACAATTTGCAAGATGCCGGACGTGACACTGTGGAGGCGAACGAGGAGTTGGGTCTCCCCGTTGACTCAAGGGAGTACGGAATCGGTGCTCAG ATACTGAGAGATCTTGGAGTTCGAACTATGAAGCTGATGACGAACAATCCTGCAAAGTACATCGGGCTCAAGGGCTACGGCCTGGCTGTTGCAGGCCGGGTTCCCCTCGTGACCCAAATCACCAAGGACAACAAGAGATATCTAGAGACAAAACGCGCCAAAATGGGGCACGTCTATGGTTTAGACACCAATGGTAATCCATCGCTCATCACCAACAAGAATGGCTCGACATGA
- the LOC125224384 gene encoding LOW QUALITY PROTEIN: dicarboxylate transporter 2.1, chloroplastic-like (The sequence of the model RefSeq protein was modified relative to this genomic sequence to represent the inferred CDS: deleted 2 bases in 1 codon) gives MESLILHSSSTTTATSFSRFSIPRLRPLPSAHLRPLKSTPKPPFLQFRPNSPLSPLIPKSTSRAGKAPPPPPPPPPPPPAESKPDSPPLQGAKILPLFISVAIGAIVRFLVPKPPEVTPQAWQLLSIFLSTIAGLVLSPLPVGAWAFIGLTASILTKTLSFTAAFSAFTNEVIWLIVISFFFARGFVKTGLGDRIATYFVKWLGKSTLGLSYGLTLSEALIAPAMPSTTARAGGVFLPIIKSLSLSAGSEPGGPSKKKLGSYLVQSQFQSAGNSSGLFLTAAAQNLLCLKLAEELGVVISSPWVSWFKAASLPAFVSLLATPLILYKLYPPEIKDTPDAPAMAAKRLELMGPVTKNELVMIGTMLLAVSLWIFGDALGIASVVAAMLGLSILLLLGVLDWDDCLSEKSAWDTLAWFAVLVGMAGQLTNLGIVSWMSTCVAKALQSLSLSWPAAFGLLQAAYFCIHYLFASQTGHVGALYSAFLAMHLASGVPGVLAALALAYNTNLFGALTHYSSGQAAVYFGAGYIDLPDVFKYGFIMAVVNALIWGVVGGFWWKFLGLY, from the exons ATGGAGAGCTTAATTCTCCACTCCTCCTCCACGACAACCGCCACTTCCTTCTCCCGCTTCTCCATCCCCCGCCTCCGCCCCCTCCCCTCCGCCCATCTCCGCCCCCTCAAATCCACCCCCAAACCCCCCTTCCTCCAATTCCGCCCCAATTCCCCTCTCTCCCCCCTAATTCCCAAATCAACATCAAGGGCGGGAAAAGCccctccgcctccgcctcctccgcctccgccgccgccg gccgaatCCAAACCAGATTCCCCCCCTCTCCAAGGCGCCAAGATCCTACCTTTATTCATCTCCGTCGCAATCGGCGCAATCGTCCGCTTCCTCGTCCCCAAACCCCCGGAAGTCACCCCTCAGGCGTGGCAGCTCCTCTCAATCTTCCTCTCCACCATCGCCGGCCTCGTCCTCAGCCCCCTCCCCGTCGGCGCCTGGGCCTTCATCGGCCTCACCGCCTCCATCCTCACCAAGACGCTCTCCTTCACCGCCGCCTTCTCCGCCTTCACCAACGAGGTCATCTGGCTCATCGtcatctccttcttcttcgccCGCGGCTTCGTCAAGACGGGCCTCGGCGACCGCATCGCCACCTACTTCGTCAAGTGGCTCGGGAAGAGCACCCTGGGGCTGTCCTACGGCTTGACGCTGAGTGAGGCTTTGATTGCGCCGGCAATGCCGAGCACCACCGCGAGGGCGGGAGGTGTGTTTTTGCCTATCATTAAGTCGCTGTCGTTGTCGGCCGGGAGCGAGCCCGGTGGCCCCTCCAAGAAGAAGCTTGGGTCGTATCTAGTGCAGTCGCAGTTTCAG TCTGCTGGTAACTCTAGTGGTCTTTTCCTAACTGCTGCAGCTCAAAATCTGCTGTGTCTCAAACTTGCCGAGGAGCTCGGGGTTGTAATTTCAAGCCCATGGGTTTCTTGGTTCAAGGCAGCAAGTTTGCCTGCATTTGTCTCACTTTTGGCTACACCATTAATCTTATATAAGCTCTATCCTCCTGAAATCAAAGACACACCCGACGCCCCTGCAATGGCTGCAAAGAGGTTGGAGCTTATGGGACCTGTCACGAAAAACGAATTGGTTATGATTGGTACAATGCTTCTTGCAGTTTCTTTGTGGATTTTCGG AGATGCACTTGGTATTGCAAGTGTAGTTGCTGCAATGCTTGGTCTTTCGATCCTCTTGTTACTGGGAGTGCTTGATTGGGATGACTGCTTAAGCGAGAAATCAGCATGGGACACTTTGGCATGGTTCGCAGTTCTAGTGGGCATGGCTGGCCAATTGACAAATCTTGGCATCGTGAGCTGGATGTCTACTTGTGTCGCCAAAGCACTGCAGTCACTGTCGTTGAGTTGGCCCGCTGCTTTTGGTCTTCTTCAAGCTGCGTACTTCTGTATCCACTACCTATTTGCCAGCCAAACTGGCCATGTCGGAGCATTGTACTCAGCATTCCTTGCCATGCATTTGGCGTCGGGAGTCCCGGGCGTGCTAGCAGCACTTGCTCTAGCTTACAATACCAATCTATTTGGTGCTTTGACGCATTATAGCAGCGGTCAAGCTGCTGTATATTTCGGAG CCGGATACATAGATCTTCCGGATGTATTCAAGTACGGCTTCATCATGGCCGTTGTTAACGCGCTGATCTGGGGAGTCGTCGGGGGATTCTGGTGGAAGTTCTTGGGACTCTATTGA
- the LOC125223725 gene encoding probable DNA helicase MCM9 isoform X2 yields the protein MEKESGHGKEMAAFLIQHHLDELRSVILSSDPRLHYPLHVDFAELMDDNPPLAHLIFEHPKEFLPLFDESAVRAQRVIFEDFKRMENASVKVYTHVRINVAGSPLECPETFPSIGRVRVKHRGILLTLKGTVIRTSAVKMIEGEKIYECRVCKHRFKVYPEVETGNSIPRPTFCPSQKNCESTRFQIIEERSICHDYQEIKIQESTQVLGVGAIPRSIPVILKDDLVDIVKAGDDVIVTGVLTAKWSSDMKDVRCDLDPVLIANHVRRMNELKSDVDIPEDIILKFKNFWTNFKDAPLKGRNAILRGICPQIFGLFTVKLAVALTLIGGVQHVDASGTKIRGESHLLLVGDPGTGKSQFLKYSAKLSNRSVITTGLGSTSAGLTVTAVKDGGEWMLEAGALVLADGGICCIDEFDSMREHDRATIHEAMEQQTISVAKAGLVTTLSTRTIVFGATNPKGHYDPDQPLSVNTALSGPLLSRFDIVLVLLDTKNPEWDSVVSSHILYESEEKKGKQDENLSDMWSLTMLRRYIHFVKGYFRPVLTKEAEKVISSYYQLQRRSATQNAARTTVRMLESLIRLAQAHARLMFRNEVTRLDAITAILCIESSMTTSAIVDSVGNVLHSNFMDNPDQEYAKQERLILQKLRCIDDFPMIDIADDEVV from the exons ATGGAGAAAGAGAGCGGGCACGGCAAGGAAATGGCGGCATTTCTGATTCAGCATCACTTGGACGAGCTCCGAAGTGTCATCCTCTCTTCCGATCCTCGCCTTCACTATCCTCTCCACGTtga TTTTGCTGAGTTAATGGATGACAATCCACCACTAGCACACCTAATTTTCGAACACCCTAAGGAATTTCTACCTCTCTTCGATGAATCTGCTGTCAGGGCTCAG AGAGTTATCTTTGAGGATTTCAAGAGAATGGAGAATGCTAGTGTGAAGGTATATACACACGTTCGGATAAATGTCGCGGGCTCTCCTCTTGAATGCCCTG AAACTTTTCCAAGTATTGGACGTGTGAGAGTAAAGCATCGGGGGATTCTTCTCACTCTCAAAGGCACGGTAATTAGGACTAGTGCAGTCAAGATGATTGAAGGGGAGAAGATATATGAGTGTAGAGTGTGCAAACACAG GTTCAAAGTCTACCCAGAGGTGGAAACTGGAAATTCCATACCCCGTCCTACTTTTTGCCCTTCTCAG AAAAATTGTGAAAGCACACGGTTCCAGATAATAGAAGAAAGAAGCATATGTCATGATTATCaggaaattaaaattcaagaaaGCACACAAGTTTTAGGTGTTGGAGCTATCCCTCGTTCGATCCCTGTTATCCTGAAGGATGATCTTGTTGACATTGTTAAAGCTGGAG ATGATGTGATTGTTACTGGAGTTTTGACAGCTAAATGGTCCTCAGACATGAAGGACGTGCGCTGTGACCTCGACCCTGTACTGATTGCTAATCACGTGAG GAGAATGAATGAGTTAAAGTCAGATGTTGATATTCCTGaagatattattttgaaattcaaaaacttCTGGACCAATTTTAAGGACGCCCCATTGAAAG GAAGAAATGCCATTCTTCGAGGTATCTGCCCACAGATTTTTGGACTCTTTACTGTCAAGCTTGCAG TTGCGCTAACGCTTATTGGAGGTGTTCAACATGTTGATGCTTCTGGAACAAAGATCCGAGGAGAGTCCCATTTGCTTTTGGTGGGAGATCCTG GCACGGGAAAGTCTCAGTTCCTAAAATATTCTGCGAAGTTGAGCAATAGATCTGTAATTACCACTGGGCTAGGGAGCACTAGTGCTGGACTGACAGTCACTGCAGTCAAAGATGGAG ggGAATGGATGCTGGAAGCTGGAGCCCTAGTGTTGGCAGATGGTGGTATTTGTTGTATAGATGAGTTTGACAG CATGAGGGAACATGATAGGGCAACTATTCATGAAGCTATGGAGCAGCAAACCATAAGTGTGGCCAAG GCTGGTCTTGTAACTACTCTGAGCACAAGAACAATTGTTTTTGGTGCAACAAATCCAAAGGGACATTATGATCCAGACCAGC CACTGTCTGTCAACACTGCACTCTCTGGACCCTTACTGAGCAGATTTGATATAGTGCTTGTCCTCTTAGATACAAAAAATCCAGAATGGGATTCAGTTGTTTCATCTCACATTCTTTATGAG TCTGAAGAGAAGAAAGGAAAGCAGGATGAAAATTTATCTGACATGTGGTCTCTTACCATGCTAAGGAG GTATATTCATTTCGTAAAGGGATATTTCAGACCTGTTCTTACGAAGGAGGCTGAAAAGGTCATATCAAGCTATTATCAACTCCAAAGACGGTCTGCCACTCAGAATGCAG CCAGAACAACTGTCCGGATGCTGGAAAGTTTGATTCGCCTTGCACAAG CGCATGCAAGGTTGATGTTCAGAAATGAAGTCACTCGGTTGGATGCAATCACTGCTATATTATGCATTGAATCATCCATGACAACCTCCGCAATTGTGGACAGTGTCGGGAATGTACTGCATTCCAATTTTATGGACAACCCCGATCAAGAAT ATGCCAAGCAAGAAAGGCTCATCCTTCAGAAACTGAGATGCATAGATGATTTTCCTATGATAGATATTGCTGATGATGAAGTTGTTTGA
- the LOC125223725 gene encoding probable DNA helicase MCM9 isoform X1: MEKESGHGKEMAAFLIQHHLDELRSVILSSDPRLHYPLHVDFAELMDDNPPLAHLIFEHPKEFLPLFDESAVRAQRVIFEDFKRMENASVKVYTHVRINVAGSPLECPETFPSIGRVRVKHRGILLTLKGTVIRTSAVKMIEGEKIYECRVCKHRFKVYPEVETGNSIPRPTFCPSQKNCESTRFQIIEERSICHDYQEIKIQESTQVLGVGAIPRSIPVILKDDLVDIVKAGVSLSDDVIVTGVLTAKWSSDMKDVRCDLDPVLIANHVRRMNELKSDVDIPEDIILKFKNFWTNFKDAPLKGRNAILRGICPQIFGLFTVKLAVALTLIGGVQHVDASGTKIRGESHLLLVGDPGTGKSQFLKYSAKLSNRSVITTGLGSTSAGLTVTAVKDGGEWMLEAGALVLADGGICCIDEFDSMREHDRATIHEAMEQQTISVAKAGLVTTLSTRTIVFGATNPKGHYDPDQPLSVNTALSGPLLSRFDIVLVLLDTKNPEWDSVVSSHILYESEEKKGKQDENLSDMWSLTMLRRYIHFVKGYFRPVLTKEAEKVISSYYQLQRRSATQNAARTTVRMLESLIRLAQAHARLMFRNEVTRLDAITAILCIESSMTTSAIVDSVGNVLHSNFMDNPDQEYAKQERLILQKLRCIDDFPMIDIADDEVV, translated from the exons ATGGAGAAAGAGAGCGGGCACGGCAAGGAAATGGCGGCATTTCTGATTCAGCATCACTTGGACGAGCTCCGAAGTGTCATCCTCTCTTCCGATCCTCGCCTTCACTATCCTCTCCACGTtga TTTTGCTGAGTTAATGGATGACAATCCACCACTAGCACACCTAATTTTCGAACACCCTAAGGAATTTCTACCTCTCTTCGATGAATCTGCTGTCAGGGCTCAG AGAGTTATCTTTGAGGATTTCAAGAGAATGGAGAATGCTAGTGTGAAGGTATATACACACGTTCGGATAAATGTCGCGGGCTCTCCTCTTGAATGCCCTG AAACTTTTCCAAGTATTGGACGTGTGAGAGTAAAGCATCGGGGGATTCTTCTCACTCTCAAAGGCACGGTAATTAGGACTAGTGCAGTCAAGATGATTGAAGGGGAGAAGATATATGAGTGTAGAGTGTGCAAACACAG GTTCAAAGTCTACCCAGAGGTGGAAACTGGAAATTCCATACCCCGTCCTACTTTTTGCCCTTCTCAG AAAAATTGTGAAAGCACACGGTTCCAGATAATAGAAGAAAGAAGCATATGTCATGATTATCaggaaattaaaattcaagaaaGCACACAAGTTTTAGGTGTTGGAGCTATCCCTCGTTCGATCCCTGTTATCCTGAAGGATGATCTTGTTGACATTGTTAAAGCTGGAG TTTCCCTTTCAGATGATGTGATTGTTACTGGAGTTTTGACAGCTAAATGGTCCTCAGACATGAAGGACGTGCGCTGTGACCTCGACCCTGTACTGATTGCTAATCACGTGAG GAGAATGAATGAGTTAAAGTCAGATGTTGATATTCCTGaagatattattttgaaattcaaaaacttCTGGACCAATTTTAAGGACGCCCCATTGAAAG GAAGAAATGCCATTCTTCGAGGTATCTGCCCACAGATTTTTGGACTCTTTACTGTCAAGCTTGCAG TTGCGCTAACGCTTATTGGAGGTGTTCAACATGTTGATGCTTCTGGAACAAAGATCCGAGGAGAGTCCCATTTGCTTTTGGTGGGAGATCCTG GCACGGGAAAGTCTCAGTTCCTAAAATATTCTGCGAAGTTGAGCAATAGATCTGTAATTACCACTGGGCTAGGGAGCACTAGTGCTGGACTGACAGTCACTGCAGTCAAAGATGGAG ggGAATGGATGCTGGAAGCTGGAGCCCTAGTGTTGGCAGATGGTGGTATTTGTTGTATAGATGAGTTTGACAG CATGAGGGAACATGATAGGGCAACTATTCATGAAGCTATGGAGCAGCAAACCATAAGTGTGGCCAAG GCTGGTCTTGTAACTACTCTGAGCACAAGAACAATTGTTTTTGGTGCAACAAATCCAAAGGGACATTATGATCCAGACCAGC CACTGTCTGTCAACACTGCACTCTCTGGACCCTTACTGAGCAGATTTGATATAGTGCTTGTCCTCTTAGATACAAAAAATCCAGAATGGGATTCAGTTGTTTCATCTCACATTCTTTATGAG TCTGAAGAGAAGAAAGGAAAGCAGGATGAAAATTTATCTGACATGTGGTCTCTTACCATGCTAAGGAG GTATATTCATTTCGTAAAGGGATATTTCAGACCTGTTCTTACGAAGGAGGCTGAAAAGGTCATATCAAGCTATTATCAACTCCAAAGACGGTCTGCCACTCAGAATGCAG CCAGAACAACTGTCCGGATGCTGGAAAGTTTGATTCGCCTTGCACAAG CGCATGCAAGGTTGATGTTCAGAAATGAAGTCACTCGGTTGGATGCAATCACTGCTATATTATGCATTGAATCATCCATGACAACCTCCGCAATTGTGGACAGTGTCGGGAATGTACTGCATTCCAATTTTATGGACAACCCCGATCAAGAAT ATGCCAAGCAAGAAAGGCTCATCCTTCAGAAACTGAGATGCATAGATGATTTTCCTATGATAGATATTGCTGATGATGAAGTTGTTTGA